In Hippoglossus stenolepis isolate QCI-W04-F060 chromosome 5, HSTE1.2, whole genome shotgun sequence, one genomic interval encodes:
- the lrriq1 gene encoding leucine-rich repeat and IQ domain-containing protein 1 isoform X1: protein MADADELCETIMRELHDVVISESGDVDEELEELTFQQDTVSDDIPPSLLSYFETSKSRAARSEKFILEELEDFTASRHTEDMKKLPNELDKDMMKKQVTFDTENESISSAETEALFSHNLSVCPDSEDEAETDEYVGPGLGTIQSSEKEEQIKNSTESHREHREKRHCEEMKTEEKRRQRHRDFQEELKKIMEAEKLHQRELELMKKRAQEKLEEEFLLKQELICNLQKQVEEEKKMREEEQKRFKEEGEKKRKEEEEKRRREDEDRRKKEDEIIKRERKRMEEQMRRKKEEKRKMEEIKLKEEIRRKREEEQRKTEEEEKRRFQEEEKGKKEEEQKMIQEDMRKKEEERKINETRLKEEGKMRQIEEEERERKENEEKIKERDKSRKSEEETKAMDKMMAKKMEEDKRRKNEEEMVKEWQKKEKQDSKNSNEDNKKREEERKIAKELEVRTKTEEVRKKVEERRIEEKGKNMEEEMMMAKQMNKKEGEDKDIEEMQLKEDGEKRKKEHNMEFSDKKKEEVKTTEEDKRPWQEQEMRTQKEEEEHNSMEKEIRVKKEMEQNRDKRKMEPEVKTKDDVRRNKADKWRIKEDVRKDKEEEMQMEERGLKGEEETNNFGVQDAEKEERLKLQEKKRDKDGLKSQNKTKNIKPTSSCTVSLQSECTVGASSSENVQQLDPNKNILYTSTSQTMKQQDADVSPRSSSCPLPVCLPEHTEQKRLSWMRDCIPWSRLSLQNKSKQKVHVRSRRGLRRASEACSLPPVCPQTLLQSPGCRSLQEVTTVTLEDLPGCSFVTLAQCPQLQSLTLRRCGLKSLEGINQLPQLRYIDVQGNDISFVDCENMASLQVLRLGHNKLTSIHGLSGAENLNVLDLSHNSITRIAGLESIRRLQSLSLDHNQLISTKGLRDTYTLLHLDCSHNHLAGAEGVENCALLQTLDLRSNSLTEPPSLNNHILLRELHLDDNSISSLQGLAVCWLPLMHHLSAAENRITLLPSLSDFVSLTNLDLRFNCMSELQNVCEGVEGCLFLQEVHLSGNPLQQEIGWRSTLQKAVAGLRAIDGEETDSFLSAPAAQQLSLASGSFLTLCQAQLKQIRDLQQQHSRELSNASAPLDAVKRSCRHFTETLKLAVDQRLAHEYGDTVVSAGQTMLEETLDMDSAAPKKLAEHSEIGSTEKAPPVIPNRNNTNWTLEEKLSFSHLGLHSLATMETTTSSQLKVAPVSNHPDLDSKNTAAVVIQQRWRKYRQKCGNISSPPTAEKGGERGGDGGTPESGPSDVDRSVVGQDYAATIIQAFWRGFALRRRLETALAAVTCPDSGEDEAFEEVDVDGFVFDEAALEKHWTLPLSEESSFRHQHGSEQPLSLKPPGPFPEPSQYTLPPTPSWRPKQAWVAGEQVDSTGMEVSPESSIRSKSPASTAALSGLSARSEKIVQEWGFHDSNTALLMLKRAQKMRSKKQQQNKYRDPSVCLALFRNCKYQQAPVEARNRPAPHNRNHVKVCRAKLDLEQAEQTEQVTQERAQQWLHTQSDRDSESEHFLPEISSVVLNGGRVQLVADPAHAERLHHASGLWASSSLVSQPCKERNYPCSNSLGHARKEVLSPQRVQSAPTRRERISLRDNPVQLSGGWGGGKKRDKVYK from the exons ATGGCGGATGCTGATGAGCTGTGTGAAACAATCATGCGGGAGCTACACGACGTGGTCATTTCTGAAAGTGGCGATGTtgacgaggagctggaggaactCACCTTCCAACAGGACACg GTCTCCGATGATATTCCACCATCTCTGCTCAGTTACTTTGAAACTTCAAAAAGCAGAGCAGCGAGAAGTGAGAAGTTCATTCTTGAGGAACTTGAAG ACTTCACTGCGTCACGTCACACTGAGGACATGAAGAAATTGCCCAATGAACTTGATAAGGACATGATGAAGAAGCAG GTCACTTTTGACACAGAAAATGAGTCCATCTCTtctgctgagacagaagcacTTTTTTCTCACAATCTGTCAGTGTGTCCTGACAGTGAAG ATGAGGCTGAAACAGATGAATATGTGGGGCCTGGACTGGGGACCATTCAGAGCTCAGAGAAAGAGGAACAGATAAAGAATAGCACAGAATCCCAtagagaacacagagagaaaagacactgtgaggagatgaagacagaagagaagaggagacagagacacagagacttccaggaggagctgaagaagatcaTGGAGGCAGAGAAG CTTCATCAGAGAGAACTGGAGTTGATGAAGAAGAGAGCTCAGGAAAAACTGGAAGAGGAGTTTCTTCTTAAGCAG GAGCTGATCTGCAACTTACAAAAacaagtggaggaggagaagaagatgagagaggaggagcagaagaggtTCAAGGAAGAGGgtgagaagaaaaggaaggaggaagaagaaaagaggagaagagaggatgaggacaggaggaaaaaggaagaCGAGATAATTAAGAGGGAGCGCAAAAGGATGGAGGAAcagatgaggagaaagaaagaggaaaagagaaaaatggaagaaattAAACTTAAAGAAGAgatcagaagaaagagagaagaggagcagaggaaaacggaggaagaggaaaagaggagatttcaagaggaggaaaaggggaaaaaagaagaggagcaaAAGATGATACAGGAAGACAtgagaaagaaggaggaagagagaaaaataaacgaAACAAGACTTAAGGAAGAGGGGAAGATGAGACagatagaggaagaggagagagaaaggaaggaaaatgaggagaaaataaaggagAGGGATAAGAGTAGgaaaagtgaggaggaaacaaaggcAATGGATAAAATGATGGCaaagaagatggaggaagacaaaaggagaaaaaatgaagaagaaatggTAAAGGAGtggcaaaagaaagaaaagcaagacAGTAAAAACAGTAATGAGGATaataagaaaagagaggaagagagaaagatcGCTAAGGAACTTGAGGTGAGGACAAAGACTGAGGAGGTGAGGAAAAAGGTGGAAGAGAGAAGAATtgaagagaaaggaaagaataTGGAGGAAGAGATGATGATGGCTAAGCAGATGAATAAGAAGGAAGGGGAAGATAAAGATATTGAAGAAATGCAACTCAaggaagatggagaaaagagaaagaaggaacaTAATATGGAATTTAGTGataaaaagaaggaagaagTGAAAACAACTGAAGAGGACAAGAGGCCATGGCAGGAGCAAGAAATGAggacacagaaagaagaagaagagcacaATAGCATGGAAAAAGAAATAAGAGTCAAGAAAGAGATGGAACAGAAtagagacaaaagaaagatggaaCCTGAGGTAAAAACAAAGGATGATGTGAGAAGAAATAAAGCAGACAAATGGCGGATTAAGGAAGATGTGAGAAAAGACAAGGAAGAAGAAATGCAAATGGAAGAAAGAGGACtcaaaggagaagaggaaacgaACAACTTTGGAGTGCAGGACGCCGAAAAGGAAGAGAGGCTGAAGCtgcaagagaagaaaagagataagGATGGactgaaaagtcaaaacaagacaaagaatATCAAACCGACCTCCTCATGCACCGTCTCTTTACAAAGCGAGTGCACAGTCGGTGCCTCCAGCTCTGAAAATGTACAACAACTTGACCCAAACAAGAATATTCTCTATACCTCCACATCTCAAACTATGAAACAACAAGATGCAGATGTATCGCCTCGCAGCTCTTCCTGCCCTTTACCTGTGTGTCTTCCGGAGCACACAGAGCAGAAGAGACTGTCATGGATGAGAGACTGCATCCCGTGGTCCAGACTGTCTCTGCAGAACAAGAGCAAGCAAAAAGTGCATGTCCGAAGTCGCAGGGGACTGCGCAGGGCCTCCGAGGCCTGTAGTCTGCCACCTGTCTGTCCACAAACTCTGCTCCAGTCCCCAGGCTGCAGATCCCTGCAAGAG GTTACCACGGTGACCCTGGAGGACTTGCCTGGCTGCAGCTTCGTCACTCTCGCTCAGTGTCCTCAACTTCAATCCCTCACCCTCAGACGCTGTGGCCTCAAATCCCTGGAAGGCATCAACCAGTTACCACAGCTGCGCTACATCGATGTGCAG GGGAATGACATCTCATTTGTGGATTGTGAAAACATGGCGAGTTTGCAAGTTCTTCGCCTCGGACACAACAAGTTAACATCCATCCATGGGTTGAGTGGAGCTGAAaacctgaatgttctggacctCTCGCACAACTCCATCACCCGCATTG CTGGTCTGGAGTCTATAAGGAGACTGCAGAGTTTGTCACTGGATCACAACCAGCTGATCAGCACCAAAGGGCTGAGGGACACGTACACCCTCCTTCACCTGGACTGCTCCCACAATCACCTGGCCGGCGCGGAGGGTGTGGAGAACTGCGCTCTGCTCCAGACCCTGGACCTAAGATCCAACAGCCTCACTGAG CCCCCCAGTCTGAACAACCACATCCTCCTCAGAGAGCTGCATCTAGATGACAACAGCATCTCGTCGCTGCAGGGCCTCGCTGTCTGCTGGCTTCCCCTCATGCACCACCTctcagcagctgaaaacag AATTACCCTCCTGCCCTCCTTGTCTGATTTTGTGTCCCTTACAAATTTGGATCTTCGCTTCAACTGCATGTCAG AACtgcagaatgtgtgtgaaggtgtggaAGGATGTCTCTTCCTGCAAGAGGTCCACCTCAGCGGGAATCCTCTTCAGCAAGAGATTGGCTGGAG ATCCACGCTGCAGAAAGCCGTGGCTGGCCTGAGAGCCATTGATGGCGAGGAGACAGACTCCTTTCTGTCAGCCCCTGCTGCTCAACAGCTCAGCCTGGCCTCAGGCAGCTTCCTAACGCTTTGTCAGGCTCAGCTTAAGCAGATTCgtgatttacagcagcagcacagcagggaGCTCAG TAATGCCTCAGCTCCCCTGGATGCTGTGAAAAGATCCTGTCGACACTTCACTGAGACTCTGAAACTTGCTGTGGACCAGAGGTTGGCTCATGAATACGGCGACACCGTTGTGTCTGCAGGCCAAACAATGCTGGAGGAAACACTGGACATGGACAGTGCTGCTCCTAAAAAGCTCGCTGAGCACTCAGAAATTGGGTCCACTGAAAAAGCTCCACCAGTCATTCCAAACAGGAACAACACCAACTGGACATTAGAGGAGAAGTTGTCCTTCAGTCATCTAGGCCTTCACTCCTTGGCAACGATGGAAACAACCACTTCCTCTCAACTTAAAGTGGCTCCTGTGTCCAACCATCCAGACCTGGACTCCAAAAA cacagcagcagtcGTGATTCAGCAGCGGTGGAGGAAGTACAGACAGAAATGTGGGAACATCAGCAGCCCCCCCACAGCTGAGAAGGgaggtgaaagaggaggagatggaggaacGCCAGAGTCAGGACCTTCTGATGTTGACAGAAGCGTTGTTGGCCAAGATTATGCAGCAACTATCATCCAG GCATTCTGGAGGGGCTTCGCTCTGAGGAGGAGGCTTGAAACTGCTCTGGCTGCTGTCACATGCCCCGACAGCGGAGAGGACGAAGCCTTTGAGGAGGTAGACGTGGATGGATTTGTCTTTGATGAG GCAGCACTGGAGAAGCACTGGACATTGCCACTTTCTGAAGAATCATCTTTCAGACATCAGCATGGTTCAGAGCAGCCACTTTCTCTGAAG cctccTGGGCCCTTTCCTGAACCCTCACAGTACACACTCCCACCAACACCTTCATGGAGGCCAAAGCAGGCCTGGGTGGCAGGAGAACAAGTGGACTCCACAGGGATGGAAGTTTCACCAGAGAGTTCTATCAG aaGCAAATCTCCTGCTTCGACTGCAGCGCTCAGTGGTCTCTCTGCAAGATCAGAAAAGATTGTGCAAGAATG GGGGTTCCACGACAGCAACACAGCTCTTCTGATGCTCAAGAGAGCTCAGAAGATGAGGTCCAAGAAGCAACAGCAGAATAAATAtagag aTCCCTCTGTCTGCCTTGCATTGTTCAGAAACTGCAAATACCAGCAGGCTCCAGTGGAGGCACGAAACAGGCCTGCCCCACACAACAGAAATCATGTGAAAG
- the lrriq1 gene encoding leucine-rich repeat and IQ domain-containing protein 1 isoform X2, whose product MADADELCETIMRELHDVVISESGDVDEELEELTFQQDTVSDDIPPSLLSYFETSKSRAARSEKFILEELEDFTASRHTEDMKKLPNELDKDMMKKQVTFDTENESISSAETEALFSHNLSVCPDSEDEAETDEYVGPGLGTIQSSEKEEQIKNSTESHREHREKRHCEEMKTEEKRRQRHRDFQEELKKIMEAEKLHQRELELMKKRAQEKLEEEFLLKQELICNLQKQVEEEKKMREEEQKRFKEEGEKKRKEEEEKRRREDEDRRKKEDEIIKRERKRMEEQMRRKKEEKRKMEEIKLKEEIRRKREEEQRKTEEEEKRRFQEEEKGKKEEEQKMIQEDMRKKEEERKINETRLKEEGKMRQIEEEERERKENEEKIKERDKSRKSEEETKAMDKMMAKKMEEDKRRKNEEEMVKEWQKKEKQDSKNSNEDNKKREEERKIAKELEVRTKTEEVRKKVEERRIEEKGKNMEEEMMMAKQMNKKEGEDKDIEEMQLKEDGEKRKKEHNMEFSDKKKEEVKTTEEDKRPWQEQEMRTQKEEEEHNSMEKEIRVKKEMEQNRDKRKMEPEVKTKDDVRRNKADKWRIKEDVRKDKEEEMQMEERGLKGEEETNNFGVQDAEKEERLKLQEKKRDKDGLKSQNKTKNIKPTSSCTVSLQSECTVGASSSENVQQLDPNKNILYTSTSQTMKQQDADVSPRSSSCPLPVCLPEHTEQKRLSWMRDCIPWSRLSLQNKSKQKVHVRSRRGLRRASEACSLPPVCPQTLLQSPGCRSLQEVTTVTLEDLPGCSFVTLAQCPQLQSLTLRRCGLKSLEGINQLPQLRYIDVQGNDISFVDCENMASLQVLRLGHNKLTSIHGLSGAENLNVLDLSHNSITRIAGLESIRRLQSLSLDHNQLISTKGLRDTYTLLHLDCSHNHLAGAEGVENCALLQTLDLRSNSLTEPPSLNNHILLRELHLDDNSISSLQGLAVCWLPLMHHLSAAENRITLLPSLSDFVSLTNLDLRFNCMSELQNVCEGVEGCLFLQEVHLSGNPLQQEIGWRSTLQKAVAGLRAIDGEETDSFLSAPAAQQLSLASGSFLTLCQAQLKQIRDLQQQHSRELSNASAPLDAVKRSCRHFTETLKLAVDQRLAHEYGDTVVSAGQTMLEETLDMDSAAPKKLAEHSEIGSTEKAPPVIPNRNNTNWTLEEKLSFSHLGLHSLATMETTTSSQLKVAPVSNHPDLDSKNTAAVVIQQRWRKYRQKCGNISSPPTAEKGGERGGDGGTPESGPSDVDRSVVGQDYAATIIQAFWRGFALRRRLETALAAVTCPDSGEDEAFEEVDVDGFVFDEAALEKHWTLPLSEESSFRHQHGSEQPLSLKYTLPPTPSWRPKQAWVAGEQVDSTGMEVSPESSIRSKSPASTAALSGLSARSEKIVQEWGFHDSNTALLMLKRAQKMRSKKQQQNKYRDPSVCLALFRNCKYQQAPVEARNRPAPHNRNHVKVCRAKLDLEQAEQTEQVTQERAQQWLHTQSDRDSESEHFLPEISSVVLNGGRVQLVADPAHAERLHHASGLWASSSLVSQPCKERNYPCSNSLGHARKEVLSPQRVQSAPTRRERISLRDNPVQLSGGWGGGKKRDKVYK is encoded by the exons ATGGCGGATGCTGATGAGCTGTGTGAAACAATCATGCGGGAGCTACACGACGTGGTCATTTCTGAAAGTGGCGATGTtgacgaggagctggaggaactCACCTTCCAACAGGACACg GTCTCCGATGATATTCCACCATCTCTGCTCAGTTACTTTGAAACTTCAAAAAGCAGAGCAGCGAGAAGTGAGAAGTTCATTCTTGAGGAACTTGAAG ACTTCACTGCGTCACGTCACACTGAGGACATGAAGAAATTGCCCAATGAACTTGATAAGGACATGATGAAGAAGCAG GTCACTTTTGACACAGAAAATGAGTCCATCTCTtctgctgagacagaagcacTTTTTTCTCACAATCTGTCAGTGTGTCCTGACAGTGAAG ATGAGGCTGAAACAGATGAATATGTGGGGCCTGGACTGGGGACCATTCAGAGCTCAGAGAAAGAGGAACAGATAAAGAATAGCACAGAATCCCAtagagaacacagagagaaaagacactgtgaggagatgaagacagaagagaagaggagacagagacacagagacttccaggaggagctgaagaagatcaTGGAGGCAGAGAAG CTTCATCAGAGAGAACTGGAGTTGATGAAGAAGAGAGCTCAGGAAAAACTGGAAGAGGAGTTTCTTCTTAAGCAG GAGCTGATCTGCAACTTACAAAAacaagtggaggaggagaagaagatgagagaggaggagcagaagaggtTCAAGGAAGAGGgtgagaagaaaaggaaggaggaagaagaaaagaggagaagagaggatgaggacaggaggaaaaaggaagaCGAGATAATTAAGAGGGAGCGCAAAAGGATGGAGGAAcagatgaggagaaagaaagaggaaaagagaaaaatggaagaaattAAACTTAAAGAAGAgatcagaagaaagagagaagaggagcagaggaaaacggaggaagaggaaaagaggagatttcaagaggaggaaaaggggaaaaaagaagaggagcaaAAGATGATACAGGAAGACAtgagaaagaaggaggaagagagaaaaataaacgaAACAAGACTTAAGGAAGAGGGGAAGATGAGACagatagaggaagaggagagagaaaggaaggaaaatgaggagaaaataaaggagAGGGATAAGAGTAGgaaaagtgaggaggaaacaaaggcAATGGATAAAATGATGGCaaagaagatggaggaagacaaaaggagaaaaaatgaagaagaaatggTAAAGGAGtggcaaaagaaagaaaagcaagacAGTAAAAACAGTAATGAGGATaataagaaaagagaggaagagagaaagatcGCTAAGGAACTTGAGGTGAGGACAAAGACTGAGGAGGTGAGGAAAAAGGTGGAAGAGAGAAGAATtgaagagaaaggaaagaataTGGAGGAAGAGATGATGATGGCTAAGCAGATGAATAAGAAGGAAGGGGAAGATAAAGATATTGAAGAAATGCAACTCAaggaagatggagaaaagagaaagaaggaacaTAATATGGAATTTAGTGataaaaagaaggaagaagTGAAAACAACTGAAGAGGACAAGAGGCCATGGCAGGAGCAAGAAATGAggacacagaaagaagaagaagagcacaATAGCATGGAAAAAGAAATAAGAGTCAAGAAAGAGATGGAACAGAAtagagacaaaagaaagatggaaCCTGAGGTAAAAACAAAGGATGATGTGAGAAGAAATAAAGCAGACAAATGGCGGATTAAGGAAGATGTGAGAAAAGACAAGGAAGAAGAAATGCAAATGGAAGAAAGAGGACtcaaaggagaagaggaaacgaACAACTTTGGAGTGCAGGACGCCGAAAAGGAAGAGAGGCTGAAGCtgcaagagaagaaaagagataagGATGGactgaaaagtcaaaacaagacaaagaatATCAAACCGACCTCCTCATGCACCGTCTCTTTACAAAGCGAGTGCACAGTCGGTGCCTCCAGCTCTGAAAATGTACAACAACTTGACCCAAACAAGAATATTCTCTATACCTCCACATCTCAAACTATGAAACAACAAGATGCAGATGTATCGCCTCGCAGCTCTTCCTGCCCTTTACCTGTGTGTCTTCCGGAGCACACAGAGCAGAAGAGACTGTCATGGATGAGAGACTGCATCCCGTGGTCCAGACTGTCTCTGCAGAACAAGAGCAAGCAAAAAGTGCATGTCCGAAGTCGCAGGGGACTGCGCAGGGCCTCCGAGGCCTGTAGTCTGCCACCTGTCTGTCCACAAACTCTGCTCCAGTCCCCAGGCTGCAGATCCCTGCAAGAG GTTACCACGGTGACCCTGGAGGACTTGCCTGGCTGCAGCTTCGTCACTCTCGCTCAGTGTCCTCAACTTCAATCCCTCACCCTCAGACGCTGTGGCCTCAAATCCCTGGAAGGCATCAACCAGTTACCACAGCTGCGCTACATCGATGTGCAG GGGAATGACATCTCATTTGTGGATTGTGAAAACATGGCGAGTTTGCAAGTTCTTCGCCTCGGACACAACAAGTTAACATCCATCCATGGGTTGAGTGGAGCTGAAaacctgaatgttctggacctCTCGCACAACTCCATCACCCGCATTG CTGGTCTGGAGTCTATAAGGAGACTGCAGAGTTTGTCACTGGATCACAACCAGCTGATCAGCACCAAAGGGCTGAGGGACACGTACACCCTCCTTCACCTGGACTGCTCCCACAATCACCTGGCCGGCGCGGAGGGTGTGGAGAACTGCGCTCTGCTCCAGACCCTGGACCTAAGATCCAACAGCCTCACTGAG CCCCCCAGTCTGAACAACCACATCCTCCTCAGAGAGCTGCATCTAGATGACAACAGCATCTCGTCGCTGCAGGGCCTCGCTGTCTGCTGGCTTCCCCTCATGCACCACCTctcagcagctgaaaacag AATTACCCTCCTGCCCTCCTTGTCTGATTTTGTGTCCCTTACAAATTTGGATCTTCGCTTCAACTGCATGTCAG AACtgcagaatgtgtgtgaaggtgtggaAGGATGTCTCTTCCTGCAAGAGGTCCACCTCAGCGGGAATCCTCTTCAGCAAGAGATTGGCTGGAG ATCCACGCTGCAGAAAGCCGTGGCTGGCCTGAGAGCCATTGATGGCGAGGAGACAGACTCCTTTCTGTCAGCCCCTGCTGCTCAACAGCTCAGCCTGGCCTCAGGCAGCTTCCTAACGCTTTGTCAGGCTCAGCTTAAGCAGATTCgtgatttacagcagcagcacagcagggaGCTCAG TAATGCCTCAGCTCCCCTGGATGCTGTGAAAAGATCCTGTCGACACTTCACTGAGACTCTGAAACTTGCTGTGGACCAGAGGTTGGCTCATGAATACGGCGACACCGTTGTGTCTGCAGGCCAAACAATGCTGGAGGAAACACTGGACATGGACAGTGCTGCTCCTAAAAAGCTCGCTGAGCACTCAGAAATTGGGTCCACTGAAAAAGCTCCACCAGTCATTCCAAACAGGAACAACACCAACTGGACATTAGAGGAGAAGTTGTCCTTCAGTCATCTAGGCCTTCACTCCTTGGCAACGATGGAAACAACCACTTCCTCTCAACTTAAAGTGGCTCCTGTGTCCAACCATCCAGACCTGGACTCCAAAAA cacagcagcagtcGTGATTCAGCAGCGGTGGAGGAAGTACAGACAGAAATGTGGGAACATCAGCAGCCCCCCCACAGCTGAGAAGGgaggtgaaagaggaggagatggaggaacGCCAGAGTCAGGACCTTCTGATGTTGACAGAAGCGTTGTTGGCCAAGATTATGCAGCAACTATCATCCAG GCATTCTGGAGGGGCTTCGCTCTGAGGAGGAGGCTTGAAACTGCTCTGGCTGCTGTCACATGCCCCGACAGCGGAGAGGACGAAGCCTTTGAGGAGGTAGACGTGGATGGATTTGTCTTTGATGAG GCAGCACTGGAGAAGCACTGGACATTGCCACTTTCTGAAGAATCATCTTTCAGACATCAGCATGGTTCAGAGCAGCCACTTTCTCTGAAG TACACACTCCCACCAACACCTTCATGGAGGCCAAAGCAGGCCTGGGTGGCAGGAGAACAAGTGGACTCCACAGGGATGGAAGTTTCACCAGAGAGTTCTATCAG aaGCAAATCTCCTGCTTCGACTGCAGCGCTCAGTGGTCTCTCTGCAAGATCAGAAAAGATTGTGCAAGAATG GGGGTTCCACGACAGCAACACAGCTCTTCTGATGCTCAAGAGAGCTCAGAAGATGAGGTCCAAGAAGCAACAGCAGAATAAATAtagag aTCCCTCTGTCTGCCTTGCATTGTTCAGAAACTGCAAATACCAGCAGGCTCCAGTGGAGGCACGAAACAGGCCTGCCCCACACAACAGAAATCATGTGAAAG